One SAR324 cluster bacterium genomic window carries:
- a CDS encoding DNA-directed RNA polymerase subunit omega yields MNSDYLKFMEEHSKQDGINLFEKVLVTAKRAKTIYEMDEEEKLELEHKPTFQAILETNEGRIRYQKQISPDEV; encoded by the coding sequence ATGAATTCGGACTATCTTAAATTTATGGAAGAACATAGCAAACAAGATGGAATCAATCTTTTTGAGAAAGTTCTTGTTACGGCTAAGCGAGCTAAGACTATTTACGAAATGGATGAGGAAGAAAAGTTAGAACTAGAGCACAAACCCACATTCCAAGCTATTCTAGAAACGAACGAAGGCAGGATCCGTTATCAAAAACAAATTTCACCAGATGAAGTCTAA